CTCAGCAAATTATAGGCTGAAATATATTGAGGATACAGACAGGGTAAAAACACTCGCCTATTCCGCAATGGATTCAGGTTGGGCTCAAGAAATCCTGATAAGGAATGATGTCCTATTCATTGTTGAGGGACTGACAATGTATCTAAATCAGAAGGATGTGGAGGACATCATTAACATAATAGATGAGAATTTTGATAAATGCACAGTCTTCATGGAGATAATGCCTCCAATTTCAGTTGAAAACACTAAAGAGGAATCAATAGAGGATACTGACTCCAAATTCATATGGGGCGTTGAAAAAGGTCATGAATTGACAGAATTTAACCATAACTTCAAATGGATTAAGGATGTTAATCTGTTTGAGGGGGTCAATGTCTATAAGCCACACTATAGGATAGTTACATGGCTTCCAATGTTGAGAAAAAGAATGGATTATATTGCTGTTCTTGAAAAATAAATCATTATTGTTAGTAAGTGCTTTAATAAGTACTTGCTAATTAATTAATTAAATTTTTAAATGCAAAATCATAGCATTTTTTCGCCTATCCGCAACTTTCATTGAAATTTTTGCATACAATCCTACTTTTTTATTTAACATTTTGATTGCATCTTTATAAAATCCCCTACATTCTATCAATTGGCAATCAGCTTTTTTTGCAAATTCATTGGCATCTTCCAGATAAAAATACATAATTGCTGATGAATTCCCGGTTCGTTTAACATAGAAATTTGTATATTTAATTCCAAATTTGTTGGTGGCATCAAAGATTAATTCCGCATTTTCAAAGATATTCTTAGTGGCACTGATGAATTTGAGAACATCGTTCTCATGGAAATACTGGAACACTCCAGAAACTATCATTAATGTTGGTGAAGTGGTGTCTAATTCTTCACACCACTCAAGTTTGAATAGATCTCCTTTAATGAATTTTTCATTTTCTCCCACTTCAAGGTATTTTTCTCTCAGTTCAATCACTTCAGGTAGGTCAACTTCAAAAAACATAGAATTCTTTCTATTAATCCTATAGTATGATGTTTCAAGACCCACTCCCAAATTGACAATATTGCATTTATCATGATTATCGATGTAATTCTGTACCATCTGGTCTAAATTGTAGCTTCTAGCAACATTCGCTATCATCGCCCACCGCATATGCGTATCTGCCTTTAGCACAGTGATTGATTTGAAGCAGACGGGAGGAGAGGTTATCTTCGATAAATACATTATCCATATTGTCAATATTGATGTTCATGAAAGCGATGACGGTTCCATCAAATAGGGAGTAAGTTTCCATTTTTCCATATTCGGCATCTTTTCCCAGTTCAATTGTCTTTTTTGGACCTTCTTCTATAATTGAAAATTCGGATTTTAAGACTTTATCAAACATTCCATAGAGATTTTCATTCATATACTTAATTTATGACAATTTTTTATTAAAGTTAGTGGTGAACCTAAGCATCAGAAGTTTCATACGAATTGTTCGTATTTCATGTGATTTTTGCTATCTATACTTTTTAATGAAGATTGCCGTGACGATGACCGTTGCAATAACCGAAATTATGTTTGCAGTCATTGAAGGCAGTCTCAAACCTTCCTTGGCTTGCAGGATATATGCAAATCCAATTAAAGTACACACGACAGCCGGAGCCAATGTAATGATGTACGGCTTTTCCTTTTTAATCAGATAG
This sequence is a window from Methanobrevibacter sp.. Protein-coding genes within it:
- a CDS encoding class I SAM-dependent methyltransferase, with translation MNLEGVEKTMLLTLFAKAKHSQQKNHKFYDSKAIEVISKVDYDFSIAEKDKFMQLGTIARTIVLDEMVGDYINAHPECTIVNIASGMDTRFNRLDNGKINWYNVDLENSANYRLKYIEDTDRVKTLAYSAMDSGWAQEILIRNDVLFIVEGLTMYLNQKDVEDIINIIDENFDKCTVFMEIMPPISVENTKEESIEDTDSKFIWGVEKGHELTEFNHNFKWIKDVNLFEGVNVYKPHYRIVTWLPMLRKRMDYIAVLEK
- a CDS encoding class I SAM-dependent methyltransferase encodes the protein MIANVARSYNLDQMVQNYIDNHDKCNIVNLGVGLETSYYRINRKNSMFFEVDLPEVIELREKYLEVGENEKFIKGDLFKLEWCEELDTTSPTLMIVSGVFQYFHENDVLKFISATKNIFENAELIFDATNKFGIKYTNFYVKRTGNSSAIMYFYLEDANEFAKKADCQLIECRGFYKDAIKMLNKKVGLYAKISMKVADRRKNAMILHLKI